In Rhizobium sp. NLR16a, the DNA window CAATGGATGCAATGATCAATGACAAATTTGACCTGCAATATCGCTTATTCTTTCATACACTGCAGGGAAACAAGAGGGTGAACATGGACAGCGATATTTTGGTTTCGCATGCACATACTGCCGCGACCATGCAGGGGGCTACAGGCTACCTGACGGTCGATCTTGCTGCGCTCGGCCGCAATTATCGCAAGCTGGTGTCGATGCTGGCGCCGGTTCGTGCGGGCGCCGTCGTCAAGGCCGATGCCTATGGACTCGGCGCGGAACGGGTGGCGAAAACGCTCTACGGCAAAGATTGCCGGCATTTCTTCGTTGCTCAATTCGTCGAGGCGGCGATGCTCCGGCCGGTGCTTGCGCAGGACGCCCAGATTTTCGTGCTGAACGGCCTGCAGCCGGGTAATGAAATTGCCTGCGCCGAAATGAATATTGTCCCTGTTCTGAATTCGCTAGCCCAGTGGCAGCAATGGTCGGCGGCGGCGCGCGCGCTGAAGCGCTGCCTGCCGGCCGTCCTGCAATTCGACACCGGCATGTCGCGGCTGGGCTTTCCCCCGGAGGAAAGGGCGGATCTGGCGATAGCCCTTCGCAATGGCACCAATATCGAAGTCCTGTTCATCATGAGCCATCTGGCTTCGGCCGATGAGACCGATGGCGAGCAGAATGGCGACCAGCTGGCAGAAATGTCCTGCATCGCCGACGAATTTCCAGGCTTCGACATCTCCTTCGCCAATTCCGGCGGCGTCTTCCTCGGCGAAGCCTATCATGGCGTGCTCGCCCGGCCGGGCATCGCGCTTTATGGCGGCGCTGCGAGCGCCGGCGCGCCGAACCTGATGGAGCCGGTCGTCAGCCTCGATGTCGCCGTCGTGCAGACGCGGACCGTATCACCGGGCACGAAGGTTGGTTACGGCGGCGCGCATGTCGCGCAACGGGAAATGTGTCTTGCCACCATTGCCGCCGGCTATGCCGACGGCCTGCCGCGCTGCCTCAGCGACCGCGGCGCCGTCTATTACAAGGGCACGCGCCTGCCGATCGTCGGCCGCGTTTCGATGGACAGCATCACGGTGGATATATCGGCGCTGCCCGAAGGCGCGCTGACGCTCGGCAGTCTTGTCGAGGTGCTCGGGCAGCATCAGACGCTTGAGGATATTGCGCGCGATGCCGACACCATATCTTATGAAATCCTGACCGGTCTCGGCGATCGGTATCACAGGCAATATCGCTGAGAGCCGGCTGGCTTCATTCTTGGGGACATCATGAAAGTCATCGTTCTGGGTGCCGGCATCGTCGGCGTCACATCCGCCTATCAGCTGGCCAAGGCAGGCCATGAGGTTACCGTCGTCGACCGGCAATCGGGGCCGGCGCTGGAGACGAGCTTTGCCAATGCCGGCGAAGTCTCCTTCGGCTATTGCTCGCCATGGGCGGCACCCGGCATTCCGATGAAGGCAATGAAATGGCTGTTCATGAAACATGCGCCGCTCATCCTGCGCCCGAAATTGGACATGGCCATGCTCTCATGGATGGCGAGGATGCTGTCGAACTGCAGCTCCGAGCGCTACGCGATCAACAAAAGCCGCATGCTGCGCCTTGCCGATTACAGCCGCATTGCGCTCGCCGAGCTTCGCGCAGAAACCGGCATCACCTATGACGAACGCATGCAGGGAACCCTGCAGCTGTTCCGCACGCAGCAGCAGCTCGATGCTTCGGCCAAGGACGTCAAGGCGCTGGCCGCCGACGGCATTCCCTATGAACTGCTGGACCGCGACGGCTGCATTCGCGTCGAACCGGCGCTCAGGCACGTACGCGACAAGATCGTCGGCGGGTTGCTGACGCCCAAGGACGAAACCGGCGACTGCTTCAAGTTCACCAATGCGCTCGCCGCCAAAGCCGAGGCGCTCGGTGTGCGT includes these proteins:
- a CDS encoding D-amino acid dehydrogenase, producing the protein MKVIVLGAGIVGVTSAYQLAKAGHEVTVVDRQSGPALETSFANAGEVSFGYCSPWAAPGIPMKAMKWLFMKHAPLILRPKLDMAMLSWMARMLSNCSSERYAINKSRMLRLADYSRIALAELRAETGITYDERMQGTLQLFRTQQQLDASAKDVKALAADGIPYELLDRDGCIRVEPALRHVRDKIVGGLLTPKDETGDCFKFTNALAAKAEALGVRFAYGTTIKALDVEGGRVRGIVTAPDPVRDRERISAEAVVVALGSYSPLLLKPFGIRLPVYPVKGYSLTIPINDASRAPESTVMDETYKIAITRLGDRIRVGGMAEISGYTNDLGLARRSTLEHSVTDLFPGGDVSRASFWSGLRPMTPDGTPVIGPTKVAGLFLNTGHGTLGWTMSTGSARLIGDLVSNRSPEIDAKDLAISRYG
- the alr gene encoding alanine racemase, with translation MDSDILVSHAHTAATMQGATGYLTVDLAALGRNYRKLVSMLAPVRAGAVVKADAYGLGAERVAKTLYGKDCRHFFVAQFVEAAMLRPVLAQDAQIFVLNGLQPGNEIACAEMNIVPVLNSLAQWQQWSAAARALKRCLPAVLQFDTGMSRLGFPPEERADLAIALRNGTNIEVLFIMSHLASADETDGEQNGDQLAEMSCIADEFPGFDISFANSGGVFLGEAYHGVLARPGIALYGGAASAGAPNLMEPVVSLDVAVVQTRTVSPGTKVGYGGAHVAQREMCLATIAAGYADGLPRCLSDRGAVYYKGTRLPIVGRVSMDSITVDISALPEGALTLGSLVEVLGQHQTLEDIARDADTISYEILTGLGDRYHRQYR